From the bacterium genome, one window contains:
- a CDS encoding SUMF1/EgtB/PvdO family nonheme iron enzyme: protein MEKLGRITFVALCGDPPADQMPDRIPDSASVARAVREAFAPFLKPDGDVLVLDGAGIAEPPASGLHLVYAYGHAWLGRGGPETATGSGSNSVIEGAANLLARIVAAGAADRTVLILDCCHAAAFDPFLLPTRTPRLVVYASAADEKAIALTGERASRLSLALADELSRPGESVDLARVVAAAAEHLDRDGVLRGQSVSYRMHGLGVRLSRNREPGERQRQRTVSMIRRALIAAGGAVAVVLVALGSWYWRHALVEVDLGGLRDIAGNIELVASEEEPASNGSRVFAQQAVAGNRARLWVPASNVLLRIHAVYTDGAERALRFHLTLEPGFNPSRKSLSLAVPGGDEIRAHPGMAYVPATTWFHGREREPRTSSRPFWIDLRPPTVSEYLKVAAALLRNGELDRENSFVLTWQQRSAAVDAVGLGQLRGLNKDLGEIFGTIEAGTSPRVGAPGDIVVGLGQLPCPTCPAPMTWFEAELYCRSRHMRLPTDLEWELAVRGVDGRVYPWGNQFDATRANVPGLPDKGEPPPELKPVDAYPGERSPFGLIDTVGNAGDWVVNETGAYERVYMGATYRYNQEDATAFRLLPVTDSDYLVREITARCVAEVIEGPRVQ from the coding sequence ATGGAAAAGCTCGGCCGCATCACCTTCGTCGCGCTATGCGGCGATCCGCCCGCTGACCAAATGCCGGACCGCATTCCGGATTCAGCCTCGGTCGCTCGGGCTGTCCGCGAAGCATTCGCACCGTTCCTCAAGCCAGACGGCGATGTTCTGGTACTCGACGGCGCGGGCATCGCCGAGCCACCAGCATCGGGATTGCACCTGGTCTACGCGTACGGTCACGCCTGGTTGGGCCGCGGTGGTCCTGAAACGGCAACGGGTTCCGGGTCGAATTCGGTCATCGAGGGCGCCGCGAATTTACTTGCGCGCATCGTGGCGGCCGGGGCGGCCGACCGTACCGTTCTCATCCTCGACTGCTGTCACGCCGCGGCATTCGACCCATTTCTCCTGCCTACCCGCACGCCGCGACTGGTCGTGTACGCGTCCGCCGCGGATGAGAAGGCCATTGCCCTCACGGGGGAGCGGGCCAGCCGGCTCAGCTTGGCACTGGCGGACGAGCTGTCCCGGCCGGGGGAGTCTGTCGACCTTGCCCGAGTGGTCGCCGCGGCGGCCGAGCATCTGGACAGGGACGGCGTGCTGCGCGGCCAGAGTGTGAGCTATCGCATGCACGGCTTGGGTGTGCGCTTGAGCCGCAACCGCGAGCCAGGGGAACGCCAGCGCCAGCGCACCGTGTCGATGATTCGCAGAGCCCTGATAGCGGCCGGCGGCGCCGTCGCGGTCGTGCTAGTCGCCCTGGGAAGCTGGTACTGGAGGCACGCGCTCGTCGAGGTCGATCTTGGCGGACTGCGCGACATTGCCGGCAACATTGAGCTGGTCGCCAGCGAGGAAGAGCCAGCGAGTAACGGCAGCCGGGTGTTCGCACAGCAAGCGGTTGCTGGGAACCGCGCGCGCCTCTGGGTGCCGGCATCGAACGTTCTGCTGCGGATTCACGCTGTCTACACGGATGGCGCCGAGAGAGCGCTTAGGTTTCATCTCACCCTTGAGCCGGGCTTCAACCCCTCGAGAAAATCACTGAGTCTGGCTGTGCCAGGCGGAGATGAGATCCGCGCGCACCCGGGGATGGCGTACGTACCCGCGACCACGTGGTTTCACGGGCGCGAGCGCGAGCCGCGCACGAGCAGCCGGCCGTTCTGGATCGATCTCCGACCGCCGACGGTTTCCGAGTACCTGAAAGTCGCCGCCGCGCTGCTGCGGAACGGCGAGCTGGATCGGGAAAACTCCTTCGTGTTGACGTGGCAGCAAAGGAGTGCAGCGGTTGATGCGGTGGGCCTCGGACAACTGCGTGGGCTCAACAAGGACCTCGGAGAGATCTTTGGGACGATCGAAGCGGGCACATCGCCGCGGGTCGGTGCGCCGGGGGACATCGTGGTCGGCTTGGGTCAGCTTCCGTGCCCAACCTGTCCCGCACCAATGACTTGGTTCGAGGCCGAGCTCTATTGCCGCAGCCGCCACATGCGCTTGCCGACGGACCTGGAGTGGGAGCTGGCGGTGCGCGGCGTCGATGGCCGTGTTTACCCATGGGGGAACCAGTTCGACGCGACCCGCGCTAACGTTCCCGGGCTACCCGACAAGGGCGAGCCACCGCCGGAGCTCAAGCCCGTCGATGCCTATCCGGGGGAGCGCAGCCCCTTTGGGCTTATCGATACCGTCGGCAACGCCGGCGATTGGGTGGTCAACGAAACCGGCGCCTATGAGCGCGTCTACATGGGAGCCACCTACCGCTACAACCAGGAGGACGCCACAGCCTTCCGTCTGCTCCCGGTAACGGACTCCGACTATTTGGTTCGCGAAATCACCGCGCGCTGCGTCGCGGAAGTCATAGAAGGCCCTCGGGTCCAATAG
- a CDS encoding zinc-binding dehydrogenase, whose translation MKHTRIVATHYGGPGALEVREEECPEPRDGEVRVRVLAAGVSLPDLMMREGIHPETPAVPFTPGWDLVGVVERLGAGVAGIEPGAMVAALPIHGAYAELVCLPLRELVPVPSGLDPAEAVSLILNYVTAYQMLHHSAQVRAGQRALIHGAAGGVGSALLQLGRLAELEMYGTCSARGASAVVDLGGIPIDYQQQDFVKEIRERTGDGVDVVFDGIGSTHIWRSRGALRPGGRVVAYGLTSWLREGRLASGRPGRRQRFRGIAIFALYIAGGWLLPGRKRVVPYSIQWLKRVRPALFRQDLTALFDLLRQQRIKPLVARRFPLAEARAAHELLGKGGITGKIVLVCDGSARDTDK comes from the coding sequence GTGAAACACACGCGCATCGTTGCCACCCACTACGGCGGGCCGGGCGCGCTGGAGGTGCGCGAGGAGGAGTGCCCCGAACCCAGGGACGGCGAGGTGCGGGTTCGGGTGCTCGCCGCGGGGGTCTCCCTGCCCGACCTGATGATGCGCGAGGGGATTCATCCCGAGACGCCCGCGGTGCCCTTCACTCCGGGGTGGGACCTGGTGGGCGTGGTGGAGCGGCTCGGCGCCGGTGTCGCCGGGATCGAGCCCGGCGCGATGGTGGCCGCGCTGCCGATCCACGGCGCGTACGCGGAGCTCGTCTGCCTGCCGCTGCGTGAGCTGGTGCCGGTGCCGTCCGGGTTGGATCCGGCCGAGGCGGTGAGCCTCATCCTGAACTACGTGACGGCGTACCAGATGCTGCACCACTCCGCGCAGGTGCGCGCGGGCCAGCGGGCGTTGATTCACGGCGCCGCCGGCGGGGTCGGCTCGGCGCTGCTGCAGCTCGGGCGCCTCGCCGAGCTGGAGATGTACGGGACCTGTTCGGCGCGCGGGGCGTCGGCGGTGGTCGACCTCGGCGGCATCCCGATCGACTACCAGCAGCAGGACTTCGTGAAAGAGATCCGCGAGCGCACGGGCGACGGGGTCGACGTCGTCTTCGACGGCATCGGCAGCACCCACATCTGGCGCTCCCGCGGGGCGCTGCGTCCCGGTGGGAGGGTGGTGGCCTATGGCCTCACCTCCTGGCTCCGCGAGGGGCGGTTGGCGTCCGGCCGCCCGGGGCGCCGTCAGCGCTTTCGCGGCATCGCCATCTTCGCGTTGTACATTGCCGGCGGCTGGCTGCTCCCGGGACGGAAGCGGGTGGTCCCCTACAGCATCCAGTGGCTCAAGCGGGTGCGACCGGCGCTGTTCCGACAGGATCTGACGGCGCTGTTCGACCTCCTGCGACAGCAGCGGATCAAGCCGCTCGTCGCGCGGCGATTCCCGCTGGCCGAGGCACGAGCCGCGCACGAGCTGCTCGGCAAGGGAGGCATCACCGGCAAGATCGTGCTCGTGTGCGACGGATCTGCGCGGGACACAGACAAATGA
- a CDS encoding cupin domain-containing protein, translating into MVIDTHALAWQPSAMAGVTQKALYQQAGFHDTMRLERWDPQTDPGPISYDRGAELFVLEGGFADEAGTYSAGCWMRLPVGSQHHPRSADGCTLYIKTAGLPYLRSAAT; encoded by the coding sequence GTGGTGATCGACACCCATGCGCTCGCCTGGCAACCGAGTGCGATGGCGGGCGTCACCCAGAAGGCGCTCTACCAGCAGGCGGGGTTCCACGACACGATGCGCCTCGAGCGTTGGGACCCGCAAACGGACCCGGGTCCGATCAGCTACGACCGAGGCGCCGAGTTGTTCGTCCTCGAGGGCGGGTTCGCCGATGAAGCTGGTACCTACTCCGCCGGGTGCTGGATGCGTCTGCCGGTCGGCTCCCAGCATCATCCGCGATCAGCCGATGGATGCACGCTCTATATCAAGACGGCTGGCCTTCCCTATCTACGGTCGGCCGCCACATAA